From the Hordeum vulgare subsp. vulgare chromosome 1H, MorexV3_pseudomolecules_assembly, whole genome shotgun sequence genome, the window TTTTAAGCAATGTTAGTAATAACCAAAAGTTAATGAGAAAACTATGTTCATAGATTTTATAAACTAGCTTTGTTCTGCACAAGTTAGGCTGTGTTTGGTTCAGCTTCCAAAGCCAACTTCTGCTTTGCAAAAGCAGAATCTGAACCAAAGGGGCGGCGGTTCACACCAGATTTTAAAAAGCTGCAGTTTCTCAGTAGTGTAGTTTTTGGCATCAACTCTAGCAGGCTCGACCCAACTTCTCAGCTGTGAGAATCAGATTCTGCACAAGTTAGTAATAAACCAACTGGGTTCTGAAATCATTGATGTCTTCTTTATTTGAAGAAAGAATCATATTTTAACCATGCAACCAAAGTTGTCTATGTCCCAATTCCACTTCCCAGTGTGCTAAAAGAAGTCGTGTCAGTTTTATCATACACGATAATGATGAACTGATCAGCAGAGAATACACGTTTTATTAAAGTTTCTGAAACTTAAACTGAAGATTGGAACTTTAGTAGACACTCGTTATAGTTAATAGATGGAGACCCGCCCATCATAGCTCATCAAAAAAGAGTATAATCTTTCATCTTGATATTTTTTAACCATTATTTGGAGTTTAACAATTCtacacaaataaaaaaaagaatgcCCCTTTTAACAAAAGGAAAAGGTTACATCTTAGCAACAGTGGCTCGAACCAACTACTTTACAAAATCCAAATAGAAACAAGCGGATGTCCTAAACCTGTAACCGAAGCATAATATATGCAACCATGATGAGAGAAAATTATAATCTATAGACCAACTTCATCATGACAAGATATTAACACCAATTAGTACTTTTACATTGTAATaacattaatacaattataagaaCACAGATGCAGTACATTGATATAATTATTACAAGAATAAATGTGAAGGTAAAACTTTAGAGCATCATGACAATAAAAAATACCTGTGGAATGATAGGCAAATAATCTGTTAATGGTATAATACCCTCTTCTTTCTCTTGCTGTGTAGGATTCACTGAACGGCGTGGGTCAAGAAAGCGCTTGTCAAGTGCCAAAACCTGCAATATGTAATATGTTTCATAAGAATATAATTCAAGCATCTGCGACTGACTTCATATTAAATAGCCAAAGGTCTTGTTTAGAAAGACAAAATATGTTCATTTCAAACATATATTGTATAAGCAGATGCTATCGAACTTAACCAGCTTGAGTTAAGGTGCATATGTTTCCTGGGGCTATGTTGGTACAAAATCTTATTAGTGCAATTACGTGCTGTTGTCAATCTATTTCACAATTCAGGTAAACATTTGCCGAGAGAGGCAACAGGTGCCACAGGAGTAGTATGGTGGCTTTGTTCAATTCGTCTTTCATTTATTAAAAAAGATATGATAAGCCTTCCTAGGGATGACTTGACAACAAAGAAAAGACACATTTTAGTGTTAGAGACAtccgtatctagacaaatctaagacaggtAATTTGAGACGGAGGTAATAGAAGCTAAGTTTCCATGCTTTTCAAGCTAATCAATGGTACCAAAGGTGACCGTGCAAACAGCACCCAGGGtgaaccatcatcatgcataacaCAACATTCTGACAGCACTGCTGGTGGAATTAATGTGGACATGGGATTTCAACAGAAAACAAAAAGGTGGCATAACATGTAAAATCATACATTTGTGGTTTCAAAAACAGAAGGTGAAACGATGCTTTTGCAGCTATCCAAAAGTAAAAATTGATCAACTGAGCGATGCATGCTTTTTAGGGACAAAGCACTGCATGTTTTTGTTTGTATTGAATAAGTGACCAAATTAGAAACATCATTCATACCAACTGCCGGTGGAATTAATGTGGACATGGGATTTCAACAGAAAACAAAAAGGTGACATAACATGTAAAATCATACATTTATGGTTTCAAAAACAGAAGGTGAAACGATGCTTTTACAGCTATCCAAAAGTAAAAATTGATCAACTGAGCGCTGCATGCTTTTTAGGGACAAAGCACTGCATGTTTTTGTTTGTATTGAATAAGTGACCAAATTAGAAACATCATTCATACCAACTATCCATTATGGAAACATTTAGAATCTACATGATGCTACGAAGACCAGCTGATAGGAGGTCCCTCAATTTCCCATTAGAAGGTAAGGAAGGATATATGTGAGGTGCCATATAAACCATGTCCGCATCCAACAAGGGCAAAAAATGTCCAATGACTTGTCCAGGTAAAtaacaatgaaaatgaaaatcAAGACAACAGACCTGGTCACCAATCGTGCCAATGAGAAGCTGCTTGGAAGTGATACCCTTGGCTGTTTGCGTAACTGCCATTGCCTTCACCGAATGAGTAAAAAAGTATGACTGGGATTTCACCATAACCTCTGGTCGGGAATAAGAAGTCATGGGTGCAGACAAATTGTGCTTCCCAAGTATGAGCTTCAGTACATCTTTATTGTCCTGTGTCAACACTTGGTGAAGTTAATACTACCGACACCAAAAAAATATGCTAATGGGCTTATATTATAACAATGTGCACAAGCCATACCGCCCTAGATTGATCATATATCTCAATCACTGCAATTTCAAATCTGTGAGCTCGGAGGTTGAAATAATGATAGACAACCCAGTTCTCGCTGACAACCTTGACAACACGAAAAGAAATAAGCATGTTAACAGTTAGTAAAGAAGAGTAGTTCaaaataatatatatacacaTGCGCAAGATACTCCAGACATCATACTTCGTGCCTGAAGATATAAATGCCGTGAGAATTGAGATACACATGCACaagatactcaagcatatcaaataTGTTGTGAAAAGATGGAAATAGTGTATAACAGTCTCATACACAAATTCTGACCGGCGAGATTAGGGTCCATgaataaaagccaagttatacTCACGGAATGTACAGGGCCTTGTGCACCATGATGAGTCATACGGTGTAGTATGCGTCCGCTGACAGCATCAATGAGATATGCCATGAGTGAAGCTTCTTCAGGTGCCGCGGATCCAATTTCACCAGCAGCTTTAGGAGACACCGTAGCAACAAAAATTAAGCTCTTTGATAAATACTTATACATCACATCTTGATCTGCTATGATCTTTGCTTGAGTATGAACAACCTTTAGGACATAAGAAAGCGAAGATTACGTTATAACATGGTTTAAAAAAAGATGTTGGGCCACCTAATATGAAATGAAGCAAGCAGAGGAAATTAACGGACCTCATTCATCTTTCGTGTTTCTGAGACAGAAATCCTTTCAGCATCGGAAGGGAAAATGATAGACCATAACAACCTTGTGCTAAAGCAGTATGTGTCACCCGAATCGAAGTCACATGATTTCTGTAATGAATACCCTCTGATAGCATTTTTCTGAATATCAACGGAATAGAAATACTGATTTGACATTTCAGTCATAAATGAATTAAGGGCATCCGGAGATCTTGGATATAGGTGAGCattggagttggaatcaacaataAGATGAAGACGCTGTTCAGATGAATCCTTAAGTATCAATGGGATAATTTGGGCAACAGAATGGTCAAATCTCTGAGAGTTGAGTTCCTCTCCAGAATACGAATCAAGAATACAGAGGACGCCAGGAGCAACAGAGCTGGCTCCAGATCTTCCCACAACAAGTATGGACGGGTTCTCACGCATCACGCGGTGATGGGGTACCTGCCATTGGTATATCCTCAAGGCAGAAGGCATTTCGCCAGATTTAGAAGCACGAAGGGAAGGCAACAAATTTGACCAGATAATACGGCCATCTCCAGTATGCAGAGCTATCACTTTGCCAGCCTTGGTCAGTACGATAAGAAGTTTGCGGAAACCATTATGGTCTCTGGTCATCTTATTTTTCTCAGAGCTTCTGACTCTCAATGCTTGGATTGCAGCAAGTTCATCAACACTAGCAAGCATTAGAGTTCCTTTGAGTTTCAGCACATGTCCCTATACAAGAATCAGGAGTCAAGCGCAGAATTATGGATGAATACACACTATTACTTAACCGATGCTACCATTAGCTAAGAAAGCTGTACAAAAAACATACATGCATGTCAACAAATTGAGTTAATTGCACAGAAGTACCACAATTGAGGCATTACAAGCAGATTGATACCAAGATTGATAACATTTACATGTCAGTACCAAGTCCGGGGCAAGTCGTTACAAAAAAGTTCTAAACCGTGTATAAATACGCATTGGCGGTGTATCTGACCAATGGGGCCCATGTGTCAGGTGCCCACGTGGCTTTTTTTTTGCAGAAAAGCCCCTTGCTTTATACGTAATCACACAAATGCCCATATTTTTGCGAAAAATAGTTTTTGTGAGAATCTTTTTCCCTGCAGTTTTTCACCGAAATCGGACTCTTTTGAAAGTTTTCCTCGAGTTAAACAAATAAGTAAAATAAACAAAAATCGGGCCAACTGGAAGCTACTACGGGGTTCCCAGGGCCAGATCCGAAGGGCATGGGGGGCCGAGCCTTCTCCTCCGACGCCGGCTGCGAACGGGGCAGACTCTTCTCCTCCGGCGTCGGCGCCGCGGCGGCTGCGGACGGGATTGGGGCGGAGCCTCCTCCGGCGCCGATGCCGGGGCAGAGGTCGCTGTCGACGCCGTTCCTGGACCCGGCGATGGACGACATGATCTCGTGGGGCGAGGACGGGTCGACGTTCGTGATGTGGCGGCCGGCGGAGCTCACCCGGGACCTGCTCCCCAAGTACTTCAAGCACAACTACTTCTCTAGCTTCGTGTGACAGCTCAACACCTGCATAGGTGAGCTCGATGGGTTTCGTTGGTTGATTCCTCGGGCTCAGGTTTGGATTTGGCCTCTCTAGATTTTTGGCGTGGAATGCCCATGTTGGTGATGCACTGATGTTTGGATTTTGCTTGATGTGACGTGTAGAGATTTAGGAGTTCGCCAACGACTGCTTCCGACAAGGCGAGAAGCGCCTGCTCTACGACATACACCGCCGGAAGATGGTCCAGTGTGCCAGGCTGGCGGCTGGGGCCGTGACGGTTGTTGTTGCGGCGGATTCCGATGGCGCTGCCGGTGACGCGCTTTGGCTCTCCGGAGCCGTAACTCTCCTCCGAGGAACGGGTTCTGTCATCCAACTTTGGATCCGTGGAGGAGCTCCCGCTGGCGCCGTCTGGCTCAGGAGGCTCCGGCTTGGTAGGTACCGCCGCCGGCTCATCGATCAGGCACAGCGTCTCTCGGAGACTACAAATCAATGTTCACGCGAACTGTAACTCGAGTGTGGTTGTGGCCTTGTGGCCATCACGTGTGTCCTTGCGCGACAGGTCGTAGGTTCGATTCCTGCTACTGCGTGATTTTGGgttcttttatttatttgtttaatTCGATGGAAATTTTTAAAAAGTCCGATAGTGGAAAACTTGCGAACAAAAAAAATCTCACAGAAACTATTTTTCCGCAAAAAATGGGCATTTATGTGATTATGTATAAAGCAACGGGCTTTTCTAGAAAAAAACATGCCACGTGGGCACCTGACAGGTGGGTCCCGTCGGTCAGATACACCTTCAATACGTATTTATACATGGTTTAGATCTTTTGTAACGACTTGCCCCGAACTTGGTACTCACATGTAAAAATTACCAATCTTGGTATCAGtttgtatgtagtccatattgaaatatccaaaacatgGAGATAAACAACAGTTAATCAAGATTACCTTAAGCCACTCAAAGAGATTGTGTTCCACATCCGCAACTGAGACACCATCCTTCTCAACAGGCAATTCAGAAGCCATTACATCAACAATTGAAGCAAGTCCATCCTCTCTGCTCCAGACAACCGCACCTTGTTGAATTAACAGGAGGGAATGATCTTCCATTACAACCAGAGCCCGAAAACCATGAGATTTATCAGTGCGGACATAATTATTCAAGAAGACCTTCTCTACACTGCCTCTATGCTGATCTATATCAACTTTCTCCCTAATAATTTCATTGGTTAAATCACTTGTAACTTTGACAATAAATTCAATTTGAGAACCCACATGTTGCACAATAGCAAAAGCTTCATCTTTTTCTGTTATTGTCAGAGCATCACTTACAGAGGCTGGTCGATCAAAGCTATGGATTACTTCCAACCCATTCATACCTTTAAGCTTCAGGAGAGAAACAGTAGAAGATGATTGCAAAGCTATGATACCATTAGACATCAACGGTAGAAGTTTGACCATCCCAGAAAAGTCTTGAACAAACTCTGAAATCTGCACCTTGTTGTAGCTGATGCTCTCACCCTTGAACTCAACAATAAACAGAGCTGACCTGGTCTCATCCAGTGCTACCAACACATTACTGGAACCAAGTAACATTTCACCACATAATCCATCAGGCAGTGACTCTTGGGCATCCTTTACTATCTCTCCAGTTTTAGCATTCAACTGATAAACAGCAAGCTTCGAGGAACCAGCAATCCCAACAACATAGACAATATCATTCTCAGGTGATTGAACAACCTGCTTGATTTCTAGGCTGCACAGATATTGAAGTGCAAGTTAGTACTGTATTCCTGATGTTCTGAACAAGTAACTAAGGGGCATAGTTATGCGTACCCGTCAAGTGTGAACTCCTTTCCCCAAGAAATGAGTCCATCAATGCTTGATATAGCATAAATCCATTGTCCAGCCAAAACTAAAACCAAATTATCTTGTACCACTTTACTGTTTGACTGCACATACAAAAAGGAGATTGATCATTCTGAATAGGTGATACAAAGAAAAACATATCTTATTATCAACATATTACGACAAATTGCTAATACAAACCAAAACATGCAGCAACGACTTTGATGCTGAGGAAGTTTGAATATTGGTTTCCCAGACCATCTGTCCATCAGGAAGATTCCATGCCCTCAATATACTACCTCCCGAAGAAAGGGTAACAACATCTGAAGACATGTTAAAAAACAGATGGTTCAAAAAAGATTCAAAAATCATATTGCAACACAAACAATTTGGACAGTAATTTCTTTGATGACTGATAGTTAAGTGACAAAATCACATGCAATCACACTTCATGACATAAGTATTGTTTATACCACCAGTAAGGCAAAAGGCCAACACAATTTGGCTTTTCAAAAGAAAAAATACTGAGCTCATCATGTTCGCTGAAACGCGTCTCTTGCCTATTAGGTTgagtacaacaacaataacaacaacaaaaacctttcagtcccaaacaaattggggtaggctagagttgaaactcaTAAGATATCAAAACCAAGTCATGGTTCTGGCACGTGGATAGCTAATTTCCACGCACCCCTGCACATGGCTACATCTTTGGTGATATTCGAGTCCCTCAGATCTCTCTTTACAAACTCCTCCCATGACAAGTTTGGTCTACCCCgacctctcttgacattatcagcaCACCTTAAGCATCCACCATGCACTGACGCTTCTGGAGGCCTGTgttgaatatgcccaaaccatctcagacgatgttagacaagcttctcttcaatcagTGCCACCTATCACGTATATCATCATTCCAGACACAATCCTTTCTTGTGTGGCtatatatccatctcaacatgcgcatctctgctacacatAGTTGTTGGACATGCCGCCTTTTAGTTGGCCAACATtcagcgccatacaacatcgcaggtcgaaTTGCCGTCCTATAGAACCTACCTTTTAGCTTTGGTGGCACTCTACTCACAGAGAAAGCTAGAAGCTTGGTGCCACTTCATCCATCCAGCATTgattcgatggttcacatcttcatcgatatcacCACCCTTCTGCAGCATTGACCCCAAATATGAAAACGTGTCCTTCTGAGGTACCACCTGCCTATCAAGGCtaacttcctcctcctcctcatgccCAGCAGTACTAAACCCACACCTCATGTactcagttttagttctactaagcctaaaacctttcgattctaaaGTCTGTCTCCACAACTCTAACATTCTATTAACCCCCGTCCGACTATCGTCGGCTAGCACCACAtcctccgcaaagagcatacaccatgggatatctccttgtatatttgTGACcacatccatcaccaaagcaaaaaaaagataagggctcaaagctgagccTTGGTGCAGTCCTATTTGAAATGGAAAGTCCTCAGTGTCGACAtcccttgttcgaacacttgtcaaaaCATTATCGCACATGTCCTTgataagggtaaatgtactttgttgggactttgtgtttctccaaggcccaccacatgacattccgcgGTGAGTCAAAAAACTTTGGTCTTTGTTCGTCCTATCTATAAGAGGAAAGCATATGAAAGATGTAACCCATCCTCTCGTTTTTTTAGCTCACTGGCCATCCGCTGGCAGTTTCGGGCTTAATACCGATATTTTAGCAACAAATCTAATAAATATAACTGTAGTGGTTGTTGTTttgattgattttttttggaaagggtgtgtgtgtgagttgtctATTTCAAGAATAGATTGGATCTATCCGGCTGCACTTTATAATATTTTTTCGTATTTTTCGGATAAATAAGAAAAGGGTGCACGATCACGGCGAGTTACTTCTGAATAAATTCAGAAATCTTGGCATTCTCAAGCACTACCTCCGGGTTTTTTTTCAGTCCATATATAACAGTCAATCTACCAGCAGCAGAGGCTGCAGATACATGTCCACCACCTGTTTATATACTACCATATGAAGGAGAAGTTGCAGGTAAAGAGTGTCGTGAGGGCTTTCATTTGCACTTTAAGGGCCGTTTCTGTTATAGCACTAGAAATATGTGTCAT encodes:
- the LOC123428688 gene encoding ER membrane protein complex subunit 1, whose translation is MALPPRQLLLVLLGFLVAVSLATLAAAVYADQVGLADWHQKYIGKVKQAVYHTQKSGRRRVVVLTEENVIASLDLRSGDIFWRHVIEKNNPIDQLSLSAGKYVVTLSSGGSILRAWNLPDGQMVWETNIQTSSASKSLLHVLSNSKVVQDNLVLVLAGQWIYAISSIDGLISWGKEFTLDGLEIKQVVQSPENDIVYVVGIAGSSKLAVYQLNAKTGEIVKDAQESLPDGLCGEMLLGSSNVLVALDETRSALFIVEFKGESISYNKVQISEFVQDFSGMVKLLPLMSNGIIALQSSSTVSLLKLKGMNGLEVIHSFDRPASVSDALTITEKDEAFAIVQHVGSQIEFIVKVTSDLTNEIIREKVDIDQHRGSVEKVFLNNYVRTDKSHGFRALVVMEDHSLLLIQQGAVVWSREDGLASIVDVMASELPVEKDGVSVADVEHNLFEWLKGHVLKLKGTLMLASVDELAAIQALRVRSSEKNKMTRDHNGFRKLLIVLTKAGKVIALHTGDGRIIWSNLLPSLRASKSGEMPSALRIYQWQVPHHRVMRENPSILVVGRSGASSVAPGVLCILDSYSGEELNSQRFDHSVAQIIPLILKDSSEQRLHLIVDSNSNAHLYPRSPDALNSFMTEMSNQYFYSVDIQKNAIRGYSLQKSCDFDSGDTYCFSTRLLWSIIFPSDAERISVSETRKMNEVVHTQAKIIADQDVMYKYLSKSLIFVATVSPKAAGEIGSAAPEEASLMAYLIDAVSGRILHRMTHHGAQGPVHSVVSENWVVYHYFNLRAHRFEIAVIEIYDQSRADNKDVLKLILGKHNLSAPMTSYSRPEVMVKSQSYFFTHSVKAMAVTQTAKGITSKQLLIGTIGDQVLALDKRFLDPRRSVNPTQQEKEEGIIPLTDYLPIIPQSYVTHSLQVEALRGIVSIPAKLESTTLVFTYGVDLFYTRLAPSRTYDSLTDEFSYALLLITIVALVAALFVTWIWSEKKELRDKWR
- the LOC123428699 gene encoding heat stress transcription factor B-2c-like, producing MGGRAFSSDAGCERGRLFSSGVGAAAAADGIGAEPPPAPMPGQRSLSTPFLDPAMDDMISWGEDGSTFVMWRPAELTRDLLPKYFKHNYFSSFV